The Oncorhynchus mykiss isolate Arlee chromosome 22, USDA_OmykA_1.1, whole genome shotgun sequence sequence TTTTCAGATATTGTTTCTAGACAAATCAAAGACAATTAAAATACTGGTAAAATGGTGTTTGAATATGTTTAACTTGGCCAAAGTGCCCAAAGTTGCAGAATCACCCATTTTATGTAAACATTGTCTGGATCTGAGTTCTTTGGCCAGATTTGTGGTTGAAAATCTTTTTAACACAGGTACTATGTGAAATGGAGCCACAGTCCAAACGCATCAAATAATCTGAGTGTGACATAGACTCCTGGGTCGCTTATCCTGTGCTGTCCAAAGTTCACTCACATGACGCTGAGCTAATCGAGGCCTTTGCAGCTCCCATCGTCAACAAGAAAGACACCTCTCGTTTGATAAAGGAGTTAGCCACAGTGTACCCGTTACCTGAACTGACGCACATCAAGAGAGTACGGGGCATGCAAGGATAAGGGCAACCCTCACCCTCTGGAGATCATTATATGCCTTGCCAGTGATGCACCAGACATTGACGGCAGTAAGGACATGCACATATCTGATCTGTTGCCCTCAGGTAGAATAAACTGTGGAGGTCTAGGGGACCTTTTCCTGGTCAAGACACCAGCATGCCCTTCTTTGACCAGATCAAAGTTTGAGCAGGCCAGGAAACACTGACCCACCTCCTATTATGAGGACAAGCAAGTGACGGTGGCACTAAAAGGCCAGCTGTTCACCTCCTCTATGAAAGCCAAGATGCAGGACTACATGGCTGCAGCAAGAGCAGGGcaggagagaggcatggaggCTGTGGGGGCTGCAGTCATTGAGCCAGAGGCAGTGAGGATTGTTGCTGCTGGAAAGGCGTTCACCCACTTAATCACACTGTCATGGTCTGCATTGACCTTGTGGCACGTGGGCAGCGTGGTGGGGCCTACACCCATGATAAGTACCCCTCCTGCCAGTTTGTTTTGCCCGACTCCTCACCCTCTGAAATGCATGGCGCCACCACCATGCCAACCTGTGGGGTCCTGCGGGACAAGGACAGTGCAGAGGAGAGGTCAGCCATCTGCACCGGGAACAACCTGAATGTAACTTGAGAGCCTTGTATTTTTTGTGCCACGCTGCTAGTCCAGTCCAGGAAGTCTTCTATGGAACAGCCTCTACCGATGTGGCATTTGGGACTAAATATAAAATCAATGCTCAAAAATATCAGACTCACCGCTTTGAGGTTTTCAAAGGAG is a genomic window containing:
- the adat3 gene encoding LOW QUALITY PROTEIN: probable inactive tRNA-specific adenosine deaminase-like protein 3 (The sequence of the model RefSeq protein was modified relative to this genomic sequence to represent the inferred CDS: inserted 1 base in 1 codon; deleted 1 base in 1 codon; substituted 2 bases at 2 genomic stop codons), producing the protein MEPQSKRIKXSECDIDSWVAYPVLSKVHSHDAELIEAFAAPIVNKKDTSRLIKELATVYPLPELTHIKRVRACKDKGNPHPLEIIICLASDAPDIDGSKDMHISDLLPSGRINCGGLGDLFLVKTPACPSLTRSKFEQARKHXPTSYYEDKQVTVALKGQLFTSSMKAKMQDYMAAARAGQERGMEAVGAAVIEPEAVRIVXCWKGVHPLNHTVMVCIDLVARGQRGGAYTHDKYPSCQFVLPDSSPSEMHGATTMPTCGVLRDKDSAEERSAICTGNNLNVT